One Colias croceus chromosome 7, ilColCroc2.1 genomic window carries:
- the LOC123693436 gene encoding dynactin subunit 4, translating to MAYLTQPDYVKYVCTCGQLKPITNLYFCRHCLKIRCGFCICHEVDSHYCANCLENMPSSEARLKKNRCSSCFDCPSCFHTLSTRATIAQPRQDPAGGDAKVENKQPKKMYYLSCFNCRWTSRDVGIPDQPVASGGWPERTNPFAHRFSQLLEYYKAIAQQEKQEKLDRERKKFAIRGKYITLTDKTGLTGAMARNIAGLPSSESSSSAIANFVPSEATEDVEELPEDYHTREVNLKQITTMPQRLAAPEWQAQLVSRLQPLARPLSVKRSQRCRRCDHNLTKPEYNPGSIKFKIELLAYYHVPEVKIISYETIKPGGTSALLLKLTNPTAHEMQLRLIRADDVPETQEEEPKSIEKSLEKSLSMEKDTSWRQVVERKPVLPALIKVNNPEQTLTLAQRDDAAEYDDDSHHDTNDVILWRKSNKLALRLQLETDENAKVGEPAQAVIAIEYSYRNTVPPSATSTQHRDHTLYTTVLIDLGLVSE from the exons ATGGCTTATTTAACTCAACCCgattatgtaaaatatgtcTGTACGTGTGGTCAGCTAAAGCCTATaacgaatttatatttttgtcgaCATTGCTTGAAAATAAGATGCGGTTTTTGCATCTGTCATGAG GTGGATTCACACTATTGTGCGAACTGCCTGGAAAATATGCCATCATCAGAAGCTCGGTTGAAGAAGAACCGATGTAGTAGTTGTTTCGACTGTCCCAGCTGCTTCCATACCCTGTCCACTCGGGCGACAATCGCCCAGCCTCGCCAAGATCCAGCTGGTGGTGATGCTAAGGTTGAGAATAAACAACCAAAGAAGATGTACTATTTGTCGTGTTTTAATTGCCGTTGGACATCTCGTGATGTAGGCATTCCAGATCAACCTGTTG CTTCAGGCGGATGGCCAGAAAGGACAAATCCTTTTGCGCACCGCTTCAGCCAATTACTTGAGTATTACAAAGCAATCGCCCAGCAAGAGAAGCAGGAGAAACTTGATAGGGAACGCAAGAAGTTTGCTATTCGTGGCAAATATATTACTCTTACG GATAAAACCGGTCTAACGGGTGCCATGGCGCGCAACATCGCCGGTCTCCCGTCCAGTGAGAGTTCATCGTCAGCGATAGCCAACTTCGTTCCGAGTGAAGCTACGGAGGATGTGGAGGAGCTTCCGGAAGATTACCACACTAGGGAGGTGAATTTGAAGCAGA TAACAACAATGCCGCAACGTCTGGCCGCACCGGAATGGCAAGCGCAACTGGTCTCCCGCTTGCAGCCGCTGGCCCGCCCGCTGAGCGTGAAGCGCAGTCAGCGCTGCCGCCGCTGCGACCACAACCTCACCAAGCCCGAGTACAACCCCGGATCCATCAAGTTCAAGATCGAGCTGCTGGCCTA TTACCACGTTCCGGAAGTGAAAATCATATCCTACGAGACAATAAAACCCGGCGGTACATCCGCATTGCTGCTAAAGCTGACGAACCCCACGGCCCACGAGATGCAACTGCGGCTGATCCGAGCTGATGATGTACCGGAGACGCAGGAGGAGGAGCCCAAGAGCATCGAGAAGAGTCTGGAGAAGTCGCTCAGTATGGAGAAG gACACATCATGGCGCCAAGTGGTAGAACGCAAGCCGGTGTTGCCAGCGCTGATAAAGGTGAACAATCCAGAGCAGACGCTTACTTTGGCTCAGAGGGATGACGCGGCGGAGTACGATGATGACTCCCATCATGATACTAATGA CGTAATCCTCTGGCGGAAATCGAACAAACTCGCGCTCCGCTTACAACTGGAAACAGATGAAAACGCAAAAGTCGGGGAACCGGCGCAAGCCGTGATCGCGATCGAATACTCGTACCGAAACACCGTGCCGCCCTCTGCTACGTCCACACAACATCGCGACCATACGCTATATACAACTGTGTTAATCGATCTTGGCCTTGTTTCTGAATAA
- the LOC123693438 gene encoding uncharacterized protein LOC123693438 — MSAVGAKTCEKKLKVAELKIQKILNKIEQFKLDNTYTSTLQLPDKSKLFSDKFKTYCKYSVVLFVITFLAYMVSWIINQVYTETCMLQLPSSSKSLFRPPEDCSMCMGVTNVTRLSDIAPEDFEDHYAYSTRPVIVTDATEDWRAMKEFSFDFFADFYLNEKKGKKTNDCFFFAYKSGLNSLHEVFTMDEKRANLSGDPWYVGWSTCYDEETRKLRAYYSRPYFLPRTAESDMVDWIFMGGPGQGAHMHVDSVRHMSWQAQIRGRKEWQLAPPPECIYWCDWITFTVQPGEILVVDTNRWYHKTNVLPGDISITIGAEFD; from the exons ATGTCCGCAGTTGGCGCCAAAACTTgtgaaaaaaaactaaaagtcgctgaattaaaaatacagaagATACTGAACAAAATTGAACAATTTAAACTTGATAATACTTATACATCGACTCTTCAGCTACCAGATAAATCAAAACTTTTCAGTGATAAATTCAAAACCTATTGTAAATATTCCGTTGTACTTTTTGTTATTACGTTCTTAGCCTACATGGTCTCTTGGATTATTAATCAAGTGTATACAGAG ACATGCATGCTACAACTTCCATCGTCATCAAAATCTTTATTCCGACCCCCCGAAGACTGTAGCATGTGTATGGGAGTCACCAATGTGACCAGACTGAGTGATATTGCACCAGAAGATTTCGAAGATCACTACGCGTACTCCACCAGGCCTGTGATTGTTACTGATGCTACTGAAGATTGGCGGGCTATGAAG GAATTCAGTTTCGACTTCTTCGCGGACTTCTACCTCAACGAGAAAAAAGGCAAAAAAACCAACGATTGTTTTTTCTTCGCTTACAAATCTGGTTTGAATTCATTGCACGAAGTATTTACTATGGACGAAAAGCGCGCCAATTTATCTGGCGATCCGTGGTACGTTGGTTGGAGCACGTGTTACGATGAAGAGACGAGAAAGTTACGGGCTTATTACAGTAGACCGTACTTCTTGCCAAGGACAGCTGAAAGTGACATGGTGGATTGGATTTTTATGGGCGGGCCTGGACAGGGCGCGCATATGCAT GTGGACTCAGTACGTCACATGTCGTGGCAGGCGCAGATCCGCGGGCGCAAGGAGTGGCAGCTCGCGCCTCCACCCGAGTGCATCTATTGGTGTGATTGGATCACCTTTACTGTGCAACCCGGGGAGATTT tGGTGGTGGACACGAATCGCTGGTACCACAAGACCAACGTGCTTCCCGGCGATATTAGCATCACCATTGGAGCTGAATTCGACTAA
- the LOC123693437 gene encoding protoporphyrinogen oxidase: MAAILGGGLGGLSTGYYLLKNNVIHNNNLKIFLLEATNQCGGWIKTIRTNDYIFEQGPRTIRPKGVIGLNTLNMMQDLGLSEHISPIKPDHPAARNRMIYVNNSLHLLPSSLKGVFQTNGPFSKPLIYALFNDLKQPHKELKDDSIYNFVERRFGKEIADYAISPMICGICAGDAKEISVKFLMKTLFEYEQNHGGVMKGWMKSMFSAKASNDIELTDLAKAAKDEKWSVYTIKGGLETFPTILKTYLKDNDVNMQLNTKVEEIEFVDSSLVKLRKTDGEVLTANHVYSTIPAHVLAKLIDKQHPELSQNLKQIPFVTVGIVNLYFATDKPLITPAFGFLIPPIENSPILGVVFDSCCIPDQKGTVLTVMLGGRWFKEKFGEGVKNERLLNIALKEIKTILKIDDVPAASHVSILDKCIPQYVIGHYERVDKIRQYIQKNNLPISLVGSSYDGVGVNDVIFSAKTQVEEDCVNSKLYNLP; encoded by the coding sequence ATGGCGGCAATATTAGGAGGCGGTCTAGGAGGATTATCAACaggatattatttactaaagaataacgtaattcataataataatttgaagatATTTCTGCTAGAAGCTACAAATCAGTGTGGAGGATGGATAAAGACCATTCGAACGAATGACTATATATTTGAACAAGGTCCGAGAACTATCAGGCCCAAGGGTGTAATTGGTTTGAATACACTAAACATGATGCAGGATTTGGGTCTCAGTGAGCACATATCGCCAATAAAACCCGACCACCCTGCCGCGAGAAATAGAatgatttatgtaaataattcattacaTCTTCTTCCATCTAGTTTAAAAGGTGTCTTTCAAACCAATGGGCCATTTTCAAAACCACTTATTTATGCATTATTTAATGATTTGAAACAGCCACATAAGGAACTAAAAGACGATTCTATTTACAATTTCGTAGAGCGTAGATTTGGTAAGGAAATAGCAGACTATGCAATATCACCTATGATATGTGGTATTTGTGCTGGAGATGCTAAAGAAATATCTGTTAAATTCCTGatgaaaacattatttgaGTATGAACAGAACCATGGAGGAGTCATGAAAGGTTGGATGAAGTCAATGTTTAGTGCCAAAGCCTCGAATGATATTGAATTGACTGACTTAGCAAAAGCAGCTAAAGATGAAAAATGGAGTGTGTACACTATAAAAGGTGGCTTGGAAACATTCCCCACAATACTTAAAACCTACCTTAAAGACAATGATGTAAATATGCAATTAAATACTAAAGTAGAAGAAATAGAGTTTGTTGATTCCAGTCTAGTAAAGTTAAGGAAGACTGATGGAGAAGTGCTTACAGCAAACCATGTATATTCAACAATCCCAGCTCATGTGTTGGCAAAACTTATCGACAAACAACATCCTGAGTTGTCCCAGAATCTAAAACAGATACCATTTGTGACTGTTGGAAttgtaaatctatattttGCTACTGACAAACCTCTTATTACCCCAGCTTTTGGTTTCCTCATACCACCAATAGAGAATTCTCCAATTTTAGGAGTAGTGTTTGACTCCTGTTGCATACCTGATCAAAAAGGAACCGTTTTAACTGTCATGCTTGGAGGAAGATGGTTCAAAGAAAAATTTGGAGAAGGAGTTAAAAATGAAAGGCTTTTAAATATTGCATTGAAAGAAATTAAGACAATTCTTAAGATAGATGATGTCCCAGCTGCATCTCATGTTAGCATATTAGATAAATGTATACCGCAATATGTGATCGGTCACTATGAAAGGGTAGATAAAATTAGGCAATACAttcagaaaaataatttaccaatATCATTAGTAGGCAGCAGTTACGATGGTGTAGGGGTCAATGATGTTATATTTTCTGCTAAAACTCAAGTTGAAGAAGACTGTGTTAATTCTAAGTTATATAATTTGCCTTAA